A stretch of Henckelia pumila isolate YLH828 chromosome 4, ASM3356847v2, whole genome shotgun sequence DNA encodes these proteins:
- the LOC140862476 gene encoding uncharacterized protein: MLNAAANGSLFRKTPAEACEIIENMAESNIGWPDVKKEKNAGVLEFDALTALNAKIDALTHQMTVMQTALANQVQAQQPEEQQVFEVDAANFMGNQWRQPYNPYSNTYNPGWKNHPNLSWKAADPTANTSKPVEKKPSFEEIMMKYVAVTETHLQNQEAMLQKLGTQMSQITTQLSTRPAGSLPSNTERNPKDFNAILAVTRSQVETAEKNTEDEEASESLKEQGLEEATKQADSTFTSKKGASINLMPYSCFEKLGIGEEQLPVDPLEICLTRTTDEEHVSKEVHEVARYLDWSCEEEKLLRVIREHIRAIGWSLADIKGISPTMCMHKILMEAERKTSTQPQRRLNPAMQELCMMAIFHDMVETFIEVFMDDFSVVGSSFDACLFNLKKVLQRCEENLSDFEAEIDNRTVIVALDWNMSFELMCDASDTALGAVLGQKRDKVLHVIYYASITLSAAQLNYATTEKELLAVVFALDKLRSYLVGSKVIVHTDHSSLKYLMSKKDAKPRLICWVLLLQEFDLKSIDRKGSENQVANHLSRLENQGAETQVIHDDFPDEQLSEVTNLPWYADIVNYLSNGIIRMCIPVEEVSSILSHCHTGPTGGHFSTGRTAAKVLQSGFYWPSLFKDAYAYVIACDACQKATVEERLLQLNELEELRLDANETAMIYKEKTKKWHNQRIASREFEIFGVSSQNSTWGTRFSVQPSIILPFRDLHLRAAAHHL, translated from the exons atgttgAATGCTGCTGCCAACGGAAGCCTATTCAGAAAGACACCGGCAGAGGCATGTGAAATCATTGaaaatatggctgaaagcaacattggatggccagatgtTAAGAAGGAGAAAAATGCTGGAGTACTAGAATTCGATGCACTGACAGCACTGAATGCCAAAATCGATgctcttactcatcagatgACAGTTATGCAGACAGCTTTAGCCAATCAGGTGCAAGCTCAACAGCCCGAGGAACAGCAAGTATTTGAGGTTGATGCGGCGAATTTCATGGGAAATCAATGGAGACAGCCATACAATCCCTACAGCAATACttacaatcctggctggaagaaTCATCCAAACTTATCGTGGAAAGCTGCAGATCCTACCGCCAACACATCAAAGCCGGTCGAGAAGAAGCCCtcctttgaagaaatcatgatgaaatatgtggcggTTACTGAAACTCACCTACAAAATCAAGAGGCAATGTTGCAGAAATTGGGAACACAGATGAGTCAGATAACGACACAACTGTCAACTAGGCCAGCAGGATCGTTGCCTAGTAATACTGAGAGGAATCCTAAGGATTTCAATGCTATTCTGGCGGTGACTAGATCGCAAGTAGAGACTGCAGAAAAGAATACTGAGGATGAGGAAGCAAGTGAGTCACTCAAGGAACAAGGGCTAGAGGAAGCAACCAAGCAGGCAGACTCGACATTTACGAGCAAGAAAG GTGCAAGCattaatcttatgccttattcatgttttgaaaagctaggaattggtgaG GAACAGTTGCCTGTGGATCCTTTAGAAATATGTTTGACAAGAACAACTGATGAGGAGCATGTCAGCAAGGAAGTTCATGAAGTGGCACGATATCTGGATTGGA gttgtGAGGAGGAAAAACTGTTGCGGGTGATTAGAGAACACATAAGAGCCATAGGATGGAGCTTGGCCGATATCAAGGggattagtccaaccatgtgcatgcacaaaatattgatgGAAGCGGAGCGCAAGACATCTACTCAACCACAGAGGAGACTCAACCCGgctatgcaagag CTgtgtatgatggctatttttcatgatatggttgaaaCGTTTATTGAagtatttatggatgatttttctgtggtTGGGTCGTCTTTTGATGCAtgcttatttaatttgaaaaaagtGTTGCAAAGATGTGAAGAGA ACCTTTCAGATTTTGAAGCAGAAATTGACAACCGCACTGTGATAGTTGCACTTGACTGGAATATGTCGTTTGAATTGATGTGTGATGCGAGTGACACTGCGTTGGGAGCCGTGCTTGGACAAAAAAGGGACAAAgtacttcatgtgatttactacgccagtatcaccctgtcagccGCCCAACTGAATTATGCAACTACTGAAAAAGAACTTCTTGCGGTAGTTTTTGCCTTGGATAAATTAAGGTCATATTTGGTGGGAAGCAAAGTCATCGTTCACACGGATCATTCGTCGTTGAAGTATTTGATGAGCAAgaaggatgctaaacccaggttaatttGTTGGGTTCTATTGTTGCAAGAGTTTGATCTGAAAAGTATTGACAGGAAGGGCTCGGAGAATCAAGTTGCGAACCACCTTTCTCGTTTGGAAAATCAAGGAGCTGAAACGCAAGTgattcatgatgattttccGGACGAACAGCTGTCTGAGGTAACGAAtttaccatggtatgcagaCATTGTTAACTACCTCTCGA ATGGTATCATTCGTATGTGTATTCCAGTGGAAGAGGTAAGTTCTATACTCTCACACTGTCACACAGgtccgactggaggtcacttcAGCACGGGTCGTACCGCTGCTAAAGTActtcagtcgggattttattggccttcgttGTTTAAGGATGCATATGCCTATGTGATTGCTTGTGATGCTTGTCAGAAA GCTACAGTTGAAGAGCGTTTGTTGCAATTGAATGAGCTTGAGGAGCTTAGGTTAGATGCTAATGAGACTGCCatgatttacaaagaaaaaaccaAGAAATGGCATAATCAACGCATCGCCTCACGTGAGTTCGAG ATATTTGGAGTTTCTAGCCAAAATTCAACTTGGGGTACGCGTTTTTCTGTTCAGCCATCAATAATTCTTCCGTTTCGCGATCTCCACCTCCGCGCCGCCGCTCACCACCTTTGA